A single genomic interval of Coccidioides posadasii str. Silveira chromosome 1, complete sequence harbors:
- the CKS1 gene encoding Cyclin-dependent kinases regulatory subunit (Cell division control protein cks1) (EggNog:ENOG410PNWC~COG:D~BUSCO:16140at33183) — MPRAMDIDLSRRNKKPRLLLEAEREELEEFIDSIHYSSRYSDSEFEYRHVQLPKNMLKKIPPEYFDQSKGTLKLLWEEEWRGLGITQSLGWEHYEVHEPEPHILLFKRPINYQPPAQ; from the exons ATGCCCCGCGCCATGGATATTGACCTCTCCCGTCGCAACAAGAAACCGCGGCTTCTCCTGGAAGCggaaagagaagaattgGAAGAATTCATCGATTCAATTCACTACTCGTCCAG GTACTCCGATAGTGAATTCGAGTATCGTCATGTCCAGTTACCGAAGAATATGTTGAAGAAGATCCCACCAGAGTACTTCGACCAGTCCAAAGGAACACTCAAGCTTTTGTGGGAGGAAGAATGGAGAGGTCTGGGTATTACACAG AGTCTGGGCTGGGAACACTACGAGGTCCACGAACCAGAGCCACATATTCTCCTATTCAA GCGCCCGATTAACTACCAGCCCCCAGCTCAGTAA
- a CDS encoding uncharacterized protein (EggNog:ENOG410PN9U~COG:S~BUSCO:13519at33183) — protein MSFPPKYAGLKLFSSGITEQRHTLEIYLDYVCPYSAKFFDTFYNSVIPIIRKKYRSYLQVIFRPQVQPWHPSSTLTQEAALVVLKLEPSKFWDFSEALFKAQKEYFDANVVNETRNHTYKRLAALASKVTGLDEGEVYWLLKISDRPGPDGSLNTGNEVTNDIKFLTKSNRVVGAHVTPTVFFDGIEERSIDSKFTPQQWEEWLEKSVV, from the exons ATGTCGTTTCCACCAAAGTATGCAGGGCTGAAGCTCTTTTCTTCGGGGATCACTGAGCAACGGCATACCCTCGAGATCT ATCTTGACTATGTCTGTCCG TACTCCGCCAAATTCTTCGACACATTCTACAATTCCGTCATCCCTATCATCCGGAAGAAATACCGGTCATATCTACAAGTTATTTTCCGTCCGCAAGTCCAACCCTGGCATCCCTCGTCAACTCTGACCCAAGAAGCCGCGCTTGTGGTTTTGAAGCTGGAGCCTTCGAAGTTCTGGGACTTCAGCGAGGCCCTTTTCAAGGCCCAGAAAGAATATTTTGACGCGAATGTCGTGAACGAGACGAGAAACCATACGTACAAGAGATTGGCAGCGCTAGCCTCCAAAGTTACGGGTCTGGACGAAGGAGAGGTGTATTGGTTGCTCAAAATTAGTGATAGGCCGGGGCCAGACGGGTCGCTTAACACTGGAAACGAGGTGACTAACGACATCAAGTTTTTGACAAAG TCAAACAGAGTCGTAGGAGCTCATGTGACTCCAACTGTTTTCTTTGAT GGCATCGAAGAAAGGTCTATTGACAGCAAGTTCACCCCCCAACAATGGGAAGAATGGCTTGAGAAGAGCGTTGTGTAA
- a CDS encoding uncharacterized protein (EggNog:ENOG410PQ43~TransMembrane:2 (i53-72o228-246i)~BUSCO:13891at33183), whose product MIPVPRRFFPIRQQLIRSRPLISPPFRRLLHRQDGLVKVKRVRFKQAPARRRFLFKCLAYGFAIAAWNKLVWRPFLNFLEDSDGDEDEESQIEWETEQRVPDREDRAEHDRDPLFIPLAMPSLVDGPRYTRDGPEWTAFVKIAEDEQWLSELQAELADIVHTILTRHPLVSDRLGQPSWINQAMLNPIFPTTAPPEYRHLGFEIHDDGTVDTVTRQIPMDEGARFRDIIVPSAFVLSLVGAGQTFFKLKIAKLRSFLADNSNPAQEQRQESGSSQRASSPSSARGPGSTALSQKQSNYAANDSLKGAIPKIESSPQLRSDEKSSFKSILSTVPEPDPDFMAAADTFKQLLRNRPPNHSIPRGCFFVWGMVSIRGQKGDCIVHVNALYDPSEAVWIGCDIDINYLT is encoded by the exons ATGATTCCGGTTCCTAGACGATTCTTCCCCATTCGCCAACAACTCATTCGTAGTCGCCCTTTGATTTCTCCGCCGTTTCGCCGACTGTTACACCGTCAGGATGGCTTGGTAAAGGTCAAAAGGGTCAGGTTTAAGCAGGCTCCGGCGCGAAG GCGGTTTCTCTTCAAATGTCTAGCCTACGGGTTCGCCATCGCCGCATGGAACAAGCTTGTCTGGAGGCCTTTTCTCAACTTTCTTGAGGACAGCGATGGcgatgaggatgaggagtCACAAATCGAATGGGAGACGGAGCAAAGAGTACCCGATAGGGAAGATCGCGCAGAACATGACCGAGATCCGTTATTTATTCCGTTGGCTATGCCGAGCCTTGTGGACGGCCCACGCTACACCCGAGACGGCCCGGAGTGGACGGCCTTTGTCAAGATTGCAGAGGATGAGCAGTGGTTGTCAGAATTGCAGG CTGAGCTGGCGGATATTGTGCATACGATTCTGACGAGGCATCCGCTGGTCTCCGACCGGCTAGGCCAGCCTTCTTGGATCAACCAAGCCATGCTTAACCCAATATTTCCGACCACAGCACCCCCAGAGTACCGCCATCTTGG ATTTGAAATTCACGACGACGGCACTGTCGATACAGTGACACGCCAAATTCCAATGGATGAAGGGGCCAGGTTTCGGGATATCATAGTCCCTTCAGCCTTTGTCCTCTCTTTGGTTGGGGCAGGACAGACATttttcaaattgaaaatagCGAAACTTAGATCGTTCCTTGCGGATAATTCAAACCCAGCTCAGGAGCAACGTCAAGAAAGTGGATCTTCACAGCGCGCATCATCTCCTTCAAGCGCTAGAGGTCCCGGGTCAACAGCTTTGTCACAGAAACAATCGAATTATGCTGCCAATGACTCTTTGAAAGGGGCTATTCCCAAAATTGAAAGCTCACCTCAGCTCCGTTCTGATGAGAAATCGAGCTTTAAATCCATTCTTTCTACCGTTCCCGAACCAGACCCTGATTTCATGGCGGCTGCGGATACTTTTAAACAGCTGTTGCGAAACAGGCCGCCAAACCACTCTATACCACGAGGCTGCTTTTTCGTGTGGGGCATGGTCTCTATACGAGGCCAAAAAGGGGATTGTATTGTCCATGTTAATGCACTATATGACCCTTCGGAAGCGGTTTGGATTGGATGCGATATTGATATAAACTACTTAACTTAG